A genomic segment from Nematostella vectensis chromosome 6, jaNemVect1.1, whole genome shotgun sequence encodes:
- the LOC5514657 gene encoding transcription factor LBX2, whose product MEKNSRNHAVELSSVSTPRSGEATGSHQREGQNKRQNKLLPFSIEAILSAPHPKKNRVACARPPRQDPCVTQVGKPDALSTLETFTSATLQDAGAGKVKTKRATMTLEQKLEAIQARLSQRKRRKPRTCFTNRQIIELERRFMYQKYLSPSDRDDIAMALGLPGAQIITWFQNRRAKMRRDVEELKSDVKASSILSSEEVSKLCEDLEI is encoded by the exons ATGGAAAAAAACTCGAGAAACCATGCAGTGGAGCTATCCAGTGTATCGACGCCGCGCTCCGGGGAGGCCACAGGCTCGCATCAGCGGGAAGGCCAAAACAAAAGGCAAAACAAATTGCTACCTTTTTCCATTGAGGCCATCTTGAGTGCACCACATCCCAAGAAGAACCGTGTAGCGTGCGCGCGACCACCGAGGCAAGACCCGTGTGTCACACAAGTGGGAAAACCCGACGCTCTCTCCACTCTAGAGACCTTTACTAGCGCAACTTTACAAGACGCGGGGGCTGGGAAAGTAAAAACGAAACGCG CGACCATGACGTTGGAGCAGAAACTCGAAGCGATACAAGCAAGGCTGAGCCAACGAAAGCGGAGAAAACCACGAACATGCTTTACAAACCGACAAATTATTGAACTTGAAAGAAGGTTTATGTATCAAAAGTACTTGTCACCTTCAGATAGAGACGATATAGCTATGGCGCTAGGGCTGCCAGGAGCCCAAATCATAACCTGGTTTCAAAACCGACGCGCAAAGATGCGGCGAGACGTGGAAGAGCTCAAATCGGACGTGAAGGCGTCGAGCATTCTTAGCTCCGAAGAAGTCAGCAAACTTTGCGAAGACTTGGAGATTTAG
- the LOC5514601 gene encoding BTB/POZ domain-containing protein 16, giving the protein MADVDTLSSYMKYHIVRGTPSPLPRPYLPALPPHKSTKPSYSRFLVEAPFTALQGVVADARDPPKPPRLPRSRNRIQVGSTNRWRLPSSLGSDLLGSNQALRAATSSYNDTIMGVMTADSPMSTCNHGQSLISVKTQPALSTTVWKHATGQRLLKSQPFVFTYSQMQTNAFDKRSLHSNSKGLQEKDVSLPTPKQMKQIEHHKNFVPPGKRSPTPMEMFLYRSQTANAYKTPDVILHALDTTWELHKPYLQKSSLLSAMLRRADLNSMQNIDEEEEEGQRLVPGGQGVDLQALKSAECEALGSPPTKSDLTLCRSSSSFLDKVLTLKLRIKDPLITKQTFARTLAAMYETEAEMRVEEADVVGVLAAAHFLGFASLERVCGQVMLNAIASWSVCAFHATGSKYKQIAVVDACERWLELNLVPQLSVQIYLSHLPQELLEKTLKSTRLFTWNEYSLYKLLCYWIFLQQHPNLQIMPSWGTVVTWFMSLPKTSSFLEREEGYGYISLFRAVRIDGITDSSQLDEVLKMNVIPQSWLLRVYSQHYHALQGGGDMSLMTRFDQGAVRIGFVIEQPLRLHSEIISLHGFYFEVKAVKSETGVPDYSFFIQRLKPNDPVLSFKACERQTFSMRQDREVRYCLRVQWVDGDEHKQHTTGPQSQVFGFNGKMRRSESFTVDAVIVPLFVTVLLMFPPS; this is encoded by the exons ATGGCGGACGTGGATACTTTGAGTTCCTACATGAAATATCATATCGTCCGTGGAACTCCATCGCCACTACCCAGACCTTATCTACCAGCTTTACCTCCACACAAATCAACTAAACCGTCTTATTCCAG ATTTCTCGTGGAAGCGCCATTTACAGCATTGCAAGGGGTTGTCGCTGATGCTAGAGATCCACCAAAG CCTCCTCGTTTGCCCCGAAGTCGTAATCGAATTCAAGTCGGTAGCACGAACCGATGGCGACTCCCCAGCTCACTCGGAAGTGATCTGCTCGGCTCTAACCAGGCTCTGCGAGCTGCAACGAGTTCTTACAATGACACCATCATGGGGGTTATGACTG ctGACAGCCCCATGAGCACTTGTAATCATGGCCAATCACTGATATCCGTCAAGACGCAGCCTGCTCTGTCTACGACTGTCTGGAAACATGCTACTGGACAGCGCCTCTTGAAGTCTCAGCCTTTTGTCTTTACCTATTCACAAATGCAGACAAATGCTTTTGACAAACGAAG TCTTCACAGCAACTCTAAAGGACTGCAAGAAAAAGATGTCTCCCTTCCTACTCCTAAGCAGATGAAACAGATTGAACATCACAAGAACTTTGTACCGCCTGGAAAACGCTCACCAACACCCATGGAAATGTTTTTATATCGTTCACAGACTGCAAATGCATACAAGACACCAG ATGTGATATTACATGCACTGGACACGACTTGGGAGCTGCATAAACCATATCTTCAGAAATCTTCATTATTAAGTGCAATGCTGAGGAGGGCAGATTTGAACAGCATGCAGAATATTGAcgaagaggaagaagaaggCCAACGACTTGTGCCTG GTGGCCAGGGAGTGGATTTGCAAGCTCTGAAGTCCGCTGAGTGTGAGGCCCTCGGCTCTCCTCCCACTAAGTCAGATCTTACCCTCTGCCGCAGCTCCTCAAGTTTTTTGGACAAAGTGCTCACCCTTAAACTGCGCATCAAGGATCCACTTATTACTAAACAAA CATTCGCGCGCACGCTGGCCGCCATGTACGAGACGGAAGCTGAGATGCGAGTCGAGGAGGCAGACGTAGTCGGTGTTCTTGCTGCTGCCCATTTCTTGGGATTCGCGTCTTTGGAGAGGGT GTGTGGCCAAGTCATGCTGAATGCGATCGCGTCATGGTCAGTCTGTGCGTTCCATGCGACAGGCTCTAAG TATAAACAGATAGCTGTCGTTGACGCCTGTGAGAGATGGCTCGAACTTAACCTCGTACCGCAg CTTTCCGTCCAAATATATCTTAGTCACCTCCCGCAAGAACTACTAGAGAAAACACTAAAGTCAACGAG GCTATTCACGTGGAATGAGTACTCCCTGTATAAACTTCTCTGTTACTGGATATTTTTACAGCAGCATCCTAATCTACAG ATTATGCCTTCTTGGGGGACAGTTGTCACGTGGTTTATGAG TTTGCCGAAGACGAGCTCGTTTCTTGAGAGAGAGGAG GGTTATGGCTACATCAGTCTGTTCAGAGCAGTTCGTATAGATGGCATCACAGACA GCTCACAACTTGATGAAGTTCTGAAGATGAACGTTATCCCACAATCGTGGCTTTTGCGGGTGTACAGCCAACACTATCACGCA CTTCAGGGTGGAGGAGACATGTCTCTCATGACAAGGTTTGACCAAGGTGCGGTCAGAATCGGATTCGTTATAGAGCAG CCGCTGCGACTGCATTCTGAGATTATTTCTCTACATGGTTTCTACTTCGAAGTAAAGGCCGTAAAGTCAGAAACAGGAGTTCCGGACTATTCCTTCTTCATCCAG AGATTGAAGCCGAATGACCCCGTGTTATCATTCAAGGCCTGCGAGCGACAAACGTTCTCTATGCGCCAAGATCGGGAG GTTCGATATTGTTTACGAGTTCAGTGGGTAGATGGCGACGAGCATAAACAGCACACAACAG GCCCTCAAAGCCAGGTGTTTGGATTTAACGGAAAGATGAGGCGAAGCGAG agTTTCACGGTAGATGCCGTCATTGTCCCACTGTTCGTGACAGTACTTCTGATGTTCCCACCATCTTGA